The genomic region CTTCTCATGAGTCATGACTTTCTGGGGTCTCTTATCCCACTCCAGAAATGCTGCATGGCAGAACATAACCAGGGGAAAAAAGTCCTAACTGAAGAATGCAAAccataaaaaaaatctcctgcaGTAGATTATTAATGGCTGTCCTAAATCTTGAttaattttgatattgttgatttGTAATTTGTGACCCATTAGATATGGTATGAAATACCTgcaatatctattaaagaaacaaaaaaaagtaatacacgATACTCTGAAATTTATCAAATCTACTTTGAATGTTAATTTTTCCACTACTTTACTTAGTACCTGTTTTATTAGTTATATGTAAGGAACTAGTAAGCATTAAGTGCTTGACAGTTACTAAAATAAGTATTCAACGGTTAGGATTTTGAGTGgggtgccagtcccacatgctggaggtggtgggttcaaacccagccagccccggccaaaaaaccacaaaaaaaaaaaaggatttttactAAAAAATACATGTTATTGTTCAAAGTCACGTGATTATTGCCTGCCTTTCTAAGTTTTTCTATACTTCTTttccaaagtaaaataaatttggtGACATAACTTCAAAACTCAGGTTTAATCAGGAGATTCGTAGTTAGGACAGCCTAGAGGTCATTCTTCTTTTGGCCTatggtactttttcttttttttttttgatagtgatTTTTAttatctcactttctttttttttttttgagacagagtctcaagctattgccttgcgtagagggctgtggcgtcacagctcacagcaacctccaagtcttgggcttaggcgattctcttgcctcagcctcccaagtagctggaactacaggcgctcaccacaatacccggctattattttgggtgtagttgttgtttgacaggccaggctggattcaaactcgccagctctggtgtatgtggctggtaccctagccgcttgagctacaggttccGAGCCCtatagtactttttctttcaGGCTTCTCCCTCAAGCACAGACCCCTTTGCCTCTAAGGCAGGCTTCAGCATGAGGTAATGTACAGAGGAGAGGCCTGACGGGCTCTGTCTGGCTTTCAAGCACCACAGCTGCACCCTAGTTAAAATCTCTCCTACTCCAGGTCTATAGTGGGAAGAAAGGGTACCTTTGTTTCTATGCCATTTACATGTGCATGTTGTTGTTTGTGCCTCTGTCTTACCTTCCATTGGCATATGCCTCGGAAAGTGGTGGCCTGGGAGAGCCTGAACTCCAGAAACATGGTCTTAATAGGTGCCATGGTCTCCAGATACCCCCAGGGGaggcagaacattcactgagggAAAATAGCATTTCTTTCCTGGGTACTTGGGATCAGCCAGTGAGTCTCCagggaatgttttatttttatgagagcAAACATTCTTTTGAAATTGTGCCCAGCTGGAGTCAGCAGCCCAAGTGTCTGGGGTGAAAGTTTCCTCTGGACAAACCAAGGGACTCTAAAATCTGCTCTTGTGTCTGCAGAAGGGCTTCTGCCCCTATTTGcagattttgtttaaaaatcatcttCATTGAATAAGATGTCTTGAGATTTAAAATActctaaaccaaaaaaaaaaaaggaagaaaaagaagaggagtgGTGTCAGATAAAATAAGAGTGGCAAAATAGTGATTTGAGATACTATCTTCCCtagttttttatatttgaaaatgtccCTGGCTTGGTACCTgcagcccagtggttagggtgccagccacataaaccagggctggcgggtttgaacccagcctgggcctgctaaacaacaatgacaataacaaaaaaaatagctaggcattgtggcaggcgcctatagtcccagccacttgggaggctgaggcaagagaatgaggagtttgaggttgctgtgatctgtaatgctatagcactctaccaagggcaacatagtgagactctgtctcaaaaagaaagaaaagaaaaaaaaaaatgttccttgaaaaaaaaaaaaacctccagtaagtatttccctctctttctccccctcctgTCCCTCATTTTCAGGCTGTGGCAGAAGGATCACTAGAgtgcaggatttctttctttttttttttttttttttttttgagatagtctcactttgtcgccctctgtagagtgctatagcgtcatagctcagagcaacctcaaagtcttggtctCAAGCCCAAGCCTCAGCTACCCTactagcagggactacaggtatctgccacaacgcctggcaattttgttgttgtttttttttagcaggtccgggctaggttaaaactcaccagccctggtgcatgtgcccagtgccctaaccattaaATGCAGCTATAATTTCACTACTGccctccagtctgggcaacaaagcaagactctgtctcttaaaaaaaaaagaaaagaaattcacattTTTACTCTTCACCTGGTAGGACACAGTACCTTGTCTTCCAGAGGCATGGGAGGAGAACACTCTGCACTGGCCATGCCTACCCAAGCATGGAAGGGAACAGAAATGCCAGAGCCCACTATTGCAGTTTTGCTggtttcaaggattttttttcatgtctctATTTGCATCCAAAAAGATGAGGATTTTAACTATGGGAGTATTCAGAAACCAAAGTTCTGAGTATATAATGAGTTTGGATCTGCCAATAAGAAAATGCTGACTATTTTGCTTGCTTCCTTTCTCTGGTCTGTTAGGTAACACAGGTCTCTACTGAATTAACAACCACATCTGATctccagtgtcctactcactggaTTGGCTGGGGACAGACTGTGGGCCTTGAGGGAAGTGGTCATTAATGAGGCCAGCCAGAGGAGAAGCACAGTGACATTTGTACTCAGAACTGGAGGGCATTCGAGGTTCGACATGCGTACTACAGAGGCTGACCCTACTCCCAGTCGCCTGCCTAGAGTAAGCTATCAGGGGTTACCATTTGAGATACACAGGAAAGAGCAGATGTGGTCTCCATAAAGGCATTTATCTGCTACTCCGGATATTCAGATCCTTAGGGCTGGAGCCCTAAAGAAAGCCAGCAGAATGTTCACCGTTTGGATactcagaattggaaaagatgcCCCTTCCTTATCCCtatcctttcttaaaaatgtgaaaaccggcttggcgctcgtagcacagtagttacattGCCAGCCACATAAGTTGgtaggttctaacccagcctgggccagctaaccaacaatgacaactgcaacaaaaaatagccagttattgtggtggatgcctatagtcacagctacttgggaggctgaagcaagagaattgcttaagcctaagaatttgaggttgctgtgagctatgatgccacagcactctacccagggcttgagactctgtctcaaaaaaaaaaaaaaaatgtaaaagccaaTTCTTGGATATTGCTGCCGACTTttgattgtgtgtatgtgtgtgaattattaataattatgattattattatctGAGTTGCTTTGGCTAATTCACCAAATAGGACTTGAGTTGCTTTCTCAACTTTGGGCTGTGTAGTGGTATGGGGTCATTGTTTATCAGGTATTGTCTAAAGCCAAAACAATATTTGGGGGTTTCTCAAATACTTTCCCTTGCCCAGGCCCCAGCCACTTCAGTAACATTAGGGTCTGTGCTTCATTAGATTGTCCTTTTTGTCCTTTCAGCCCAAGCCTGGCTGGGTTCACAATGACGACTCAGGAAGCTTAAGAGTTAGAAGGTGATGTTGATGTGGTCTAAGCCCAGGGGGACCTACTCACTGGCTCACCCTTCTTGGTTATTTCTAATGCATCCCAGGTGGGGATCTACAGTCTAGGGCCAGAAAGCAGGTGGGCAttctctcctctcccaagcaGTACTGATGTCTCCCTTGCTGAACATAAGTTCCCCTCAGAATACATTCCTGCCTGTTCTCTAGGATAGCAGTCAGCAACCTTTTTGGTAACGCACTGGTTTTCTGGAAGACAGTTTTCCACAAATAGGAGGAAAGGAGCATTAGGTTCTCATAAGGAGCaagcaacctagatccctccaaTGCcaatttacagtagggttcatgctcctgtgagaatctaatatCGCCATGATCTGACTGGAGATAGAGCTCAGACGATGATTCCAGTGATGGGGAgctgctgtaaatacagatgaagcttccctcacTCTCTTGCCACTCACTCCTGCTGTGCTCCTGGTTCTTAACAGGCCTGGTACTGGTTTACACAGGGGATTGGAACTCCAGCAGTAGGACGCCTGTGGTctgtcctccccccccccacagccCTTCCAGGTAGTACACCCTCtatttctgggattcctatagtTTTGCTTCCTGTTGGAGAGGGGAATTGGGAAATGGACCACTTGAGGAAATGACAGGAAACAGAGAGTTCACCTTCCTGTCCCCATTCTCTAAGACTGAGCTGCTGCAGGTGTGGCCCGGGCTAACTGAGACCTTCTCCCTACAGGCTCACGGGGCAGGGTAAACCCGAGCACTGCCCACCTATGGAACAGCTGTAACACCTGCCTATGAGGGAAGGAATTCTAGAAGTTACAGACCACTTTTCGAGGCCTCTCCCTTTTCTGTTACCTTTCCCTTTGCAGGCCCTAAGAAAACTAAAAGGCACAGCATGAGGCGGCGAGCCCCACGGTGTGAGTGGTATACTTCCACGTGAGCTGTCCTCGCCACGTTCACCGTGGCGGTATCAGCCACGCCAGGAAGACCTTAGACGTGCAGTGAGTGCGGCAAGAGTTTCCGCTATAGCTCAGCGCTGTTGCGGCAGGAGCGCACCCACAGCCGGGGTGGCGGCAGCGGCTTCCTCTGCCTGGAGTGCGGGGCGAGCTGTGCGCGGACCACTGACCTCTGGGCACACAGGCGCACACACGCTGGCCAGACCCTCGACGTCTGCAGCGAGTGTGGCCAGAACTTCCGCCACAGTGGCCGCCTGGACCTGCACTTGAGCTATCATCGGCGGGGTCAGGCCTGCTTCTGCCACCTCTGCGGCCGCCGTTTCACCCACCTCCTGGCGCTGCTGGTGCACCGACGTCACCGACACCCGCCTGAGCGGCCCCGCCGCTGTCCACTGTGCGTCCGTGCCTTCCGTCAGAGCGCGTTGACTTTCCACCAGGCACAGGCACACCCTCTGGGAGTAAGCTTTGCCACTGCTGACTCACCCTACAGCTGTGCCGAGTGCCCGCAGGCCTTCCACAGCGGTGCTGGGCTGCAGAGTCACACTCGCATCCACCTGGCCCAGAGCCCCGTGTCCCAGGGCCCCTGTGACCCCGACACTCACCAATGTGGCGTGTGTGGCAAAAGCTTCAGCAAGAACTCCACACTAACACGACACTTGCAGACCCATGCTGGGGAGAAGCCTTTCAGGTGTCCCGAATGCGGCAAGGGCTTCTTGGAGAGTGCCACACTGGTGCGCCATCAGCGCACGcacactggagagaagccatACACTTGTGGGGACTGTGGGCGCTGCTTCAGTGAGAGTTCCACGTTGCTGCGCCACCGGCGCAGCCACCAGGGCACAAGGCCACACGCGTGCACCACCTGCGGCAAGTGCTTCGGGCAGCGATCTGACCTGGTAGTGCACCAGCGGATCCACACGGGTGAGAGGCCTTTCCCATGCCCCAACTGTGGCCACCGCTTTAGCGACCGCTCAGACCTCACTAAGCACCGGCGCACACACACGGGCGAGAGGCCTTACCGCTGCGAGCTGTGTGGCAAACAGTTCACCTGTGTGTCAAACCTCAACGTGCACCGGCGCAACCACACCGGCCACAAGCCACACAAATGCCCtgagtgtggcaaagccttcagCGTAGCCTCCAAGCTTGCACTGCATCGCAAGACGCACCTGGGTGAGCGCCCAGCGGTGTGCACGGAGTGCGGCAAATGCTTCAGCCACAGCCGCTCACTGTCGCAACACCAGCGAACCCACGCACGCACCCGCTCTGCTGCAGCCACCACACTGGCCGCAGCCCCCATCTTTGTGGGGCCAGCAGGACAGGGCTCTTCATGTCCCAGTTGAAAGAGACTTGCTAAGAGGCTCCTCTGGAGGTGGTTGGGCGAGCATCAACATCACACCACAGCAATGGTAGTCACCTCCCAGACTGAGATTGGGAAAAGACCTTGCAGTGACTAGCTGACTTCTCAGCTTCTGATGTAGCCCTTCACCGGCCCTGCCTCTCCACCTGCTTTGTCAAGTCTTTCCCCCACCTTAGTCCTCATACTGCCGTGTAGGTACAGGGAAATGGGGATACCTCTCAGACCCTGTGTGTGAGAGAGCCCAGGTGTTGGCATTTCCCATTGCTATGACTGTGCTGTGCTGTTTTCTTCCCTGTTTCTCTGCCTGCGTTGTTTTCTCTTGTCTCATCTCCTTATTGCAGCCTGTATCTCCTCTGCTTCTCCTTCCCTGGTCCCTTTGCTGTCCTGTCACAGGTCACTGGCCCTGTAGTCTTGCCTCTTGATTCCACCTGTTAATCTAATGTTTTACCCCTCTGCTTCCAAGAAGGAAGGTGTAGAGGTGGGAAATTTGCAGTTAAGAGAAGGATGTGTCCATGCTGGGAGCTGCCTGATCCCTGGCAGAGGTGGCCTAACTGGTGAAGGAGAGGGCCAGGGCCCTCCACATGGTCACTTACCTGTCCCCAGGGCAGATCAAGGTGTCTCTCAGGACAGTGTTCTCCAGCCAGACTGGGGACATTTGCCCTGGTACCTAGGCCAGACCATATGTCCATGGAGATAGGTGCTATCAAGTAGGGCATCAGAATGTTTCTAAGTCTGGCTTGGAACTCCGGGGAATACCCACAGAGGAGGAATGTGCAGGATGGCAAGTCCCCCCTGGAACTGGCCAACAGCTTTTTGTTTATGGCTCCTGAAATAAAGAGTGGTTTGGGTTCCGGATGCTAAGAACCCCTTTCATCAAACTCAAGGCTGCTGTATTCACAGATTTAGGGAATGGCTCACAATCCAGGTTCTTTCCCAGTCCCAAGTTCCTTGTCCCTTCCCAAGGCAACTCAGTGATCTTGCCTGTGGGACTGACCCTAGATTCTGCACTAGAAGGCTAGACTTCAGAATTCCACATTAGGTTTTCTCAGTGACAAGTACAAGATGGCCTAGGATCGTATACCTCTATTTCTGCTCCAGGGGTGTCTTCCACTCCCAGGGGTGACCCAGCACTCTCTAGACTGTCATAGCCTGCTCTACTTGAATGTGAGGGTGGATGTCCTATTCCACAGGAAGGGCTGCCAGAGGGAGCCTGGAAAGAAATTTGGGCCCCCAGGGTCAAAGCAGGTGAGGGCCTGCAGGAGGAACAGAGCCTACACCTAAGTTGCATTCTGGCACATTCTAATAGAGCCTCCTTTCAAAGAGATCCCAGATTCCTGCACCTCAGCTGCCAAAGCAGTTGCTCTGTCCACACATGCCCACTCAAAATTCTGTTTATTCTGGACTTTAGGAAGACTAGAGTTAGTCCAGATGTCCTAGATCCCAGTTTTGCCCCCAGTCTGTGCTCCGGTCGCCCTAGTTCTAGAGGACCAAGCATCTGGAGTTTGTCCTCTGAGCTCTCTCCTTGCTGCTTTTCTGTCTCTGGGTCTGGCTCCCTGAAGAGCTTATTGCTGGGGGAACAGGGGTAGAGACTGAGGAGATGGAGAGGGCCTGGATTCCTCACTGGGCCCTGGGGGTTCAGGGGCAGAAACATTAGGACAAGGCTCCAAAGGGCCACTGGGTGATTCTTGTGGGGCTGGGAACAGAGCCGGGTGACTTTTGCTACAGTGGGCTGCAACACTGTCTGGTTTCTCAAAGCGCTTGCCACAGAACTCACAGGGGAAGCGCAAGGCGGCCACCATCTCTGCATGCTTGCGCCGGTGCCAGTTCAGAGAGGCCTTCTGGCGGCAGGTGAACCCGCATATCTCACACCTGGAGCCAGGGACataggaaggaggaaggggtctCGGCCCATCTTGACTTCCCCAGGGTTCTTCCTGTTTCCCACTGCCCAGATGTCCTCCTtaccctacccccacccccacccccatccctggcCCTCAGATACCCTCCCCAGCACTCACTGGAggggcttctctccagtgtggatGCGCCTGTGGATGACAAGGTTGCTGCTAGTACGGAAAGACCGAGCGCAGAACTCACAGATGTAGTCCCGGGTGTCTGCAGGCACAGGAAGGACACTCTAATACCTGCCCCTGCTTGGGACCCCTCCTCTGCACCCCCACCCACTGTCCCCACAGGAGGGCACCCATACTAGGTAACAGGAGGCCTGGGCTCTATTTAGCTGTGCAAACGATGGGGTGTGTCTGGCCTTCTGTCACCTTCGGGGccaggacaactgagtgagaTGGGAACAAAGAGAATGCTGACACCCCACCCCAAACCTCCCCACATCTGAGTCTTTACTCTGGCTCTCTGCCATAGGAGGCACAAAGAACAGAGAGCTAAGTGCTCACATGTAGACTGAAGGCTTTGGGCAGCAGCCAAGCAGGGGCCTGGAATCAGCGACAGGAATTAGAAATGAAGTCCAAGGCCCAAGGATAGTCCCTGGCACCTGGAAGCCTCCACCCATTCTGGCCCGCCTAGCCCACCTGTCCCAGCCCCTGCAAGTGCCCTGTGGTGCTCTGTGGGCACCCAGTTTTTCTCTCCTCCCTGTACCTGTCCTCCCTACTAGTTCCAACACAACTGCCTATTGCTGGTGTCACAGTGACCCCAGCAGCTCCTGCAGACTGCTGTGTGTTTCTCCTATACTGCCAAACTGCAGGGCCCACAGAAGAGGTGTCTCTTTCTCATAGTGCCTCTGTACCTCCACCACCTCTCTGAAGACTCCACCACCAGACTGTCACATACCTATAGCCTCCCTTGATCCCTGTTACTCACCCTCAGTCCACACAGCTGTGGCTCCAGACCCTCTACTCCCGTCAGCCACTGCTACTGCTGCTATCCAGCCCTCTGGCCCTCTGTTCCCTGACCTCAATGACCTCATCCCCACCCTCCTCTGCCACCACTCCCACACTATGTCCAAGCACAGCAGATGTGCAATTTCAAGCCGCCTCAGTTCTGGCCAGGGTGTCCCACCTTGTCCTGCTTTGACAGTCCTGGGGCACTTTCCCCATCCCCATTCAGGTCCACTTCCAAGACCATGTCTGTTGCCTTTCTTACTCATTACCAATATGCCTGCCCCTTGTGCCCCTGTCTATACCTGCTCTGTTAAAGCCCGACTTAGGGTAAACACAGCCCTCAATCTGCCCTGCACATATGTCCTGAGAGGCATAGGCCTGCCCTCagcctctcctttccttctacaACCACAAACTTCAAAGGTCCTTATGTGTCTGTATTTCCACAGTCAGTTCACTTCTACTTTCTGAAATCCAGAAGACATCTCACACTACCTCCTCTCTCTACCAGCCTCTAATACTCCCAGCCCATCATCCTCACCAAGAAGAGAGAACATACCAGGAAATAACCACTACATCCTATGCCCATGAAGTCCATGAACCAATGTACCCCGTGCCCACACACATAAAATGTCCAGCTATTCTGTGGCTGCCCTTCAAGAACTACCCCTTTTCATTTGAGGTCCCCATCAGCAAACTCCTCTCTCTGTGGAATCATTCGTAGAACCTACAGCCTTCTAGCTAAACCCCATTTCTCCGTTCTTCACAGTACAACTCCACAGTTGTCCAGACTTCCTGTCTCTACTCAGCTCCACTCTGACTGAACCCACTCCATTTCTGGCTATCACCCCTAAAGCTCGACTGCCCCTCTTGTCTGTGCCATCTTATCATCTTCTAGTTGAGGATGGCTTCCCACTAAACTCTGCCCTCACCCCTTTCTCCTGGGGGGGCTTCCATTCTCTGACCTCCCTGTCACGCCCTCACCCTACAATATCCTGGCCTGTGGCACTGGCAGTCACCCACCTCCCCAGCACTTTCTGCACTTGGCCTGCACTGCAATGGCCTGAGTGCAGACCCCTCCAAATCCACATTCACCCCTGTGTGTGATGATCCAGCCCCATGGCGCCAAGAAGTACCAGTATGCTCCCAACACAAATTTATATTTCTGCCCAACAACTGTCCTATCTTGGTCTCTAGACTCAGCTTTCCTGGATATTTAATTAACATATCTCAAATGAAATTTCCCTCTCCCCAAGCCTGTTTCTCCCTTGTTTTCAGGAAACTATGTCACCTTTTGCCCAGTTCTCCAAGTCATCCCTGACCTCACTGCCCAGGCCACCAGGAATGGCTGGATTCTGTCCTGGCTCCATTTGTACACATGTCAGCCTCCAGCCACTTCTCCCTGACCTGATAGCTACCAGCACATCCATCACTGCCTGCATATACACCTGTTGTCACAGCGAGGCTTAGCACCTGGCTCCATCCATTTGCAGTCCCCCTATTTACACGGCAGCCATAGTGACTTGTTAGGTCAGCCTCATTCCTCTTCTGTTCAAGACCCTGTGATGGTGCCAATCTTACCCAAAGCAGGGGCCAAACCATCTatgtgtccttccttccttccttacttccttccttcctccctccctccctccctattcCTGGACTGTACTATGAAAATACCACCTTAGGGCTTTCACACGTGTGCAGACTATGGGGACAGGTCTCCATTCCTCCCTTCACTCAGGTCCTTGTTCAGAGCATCTCTCTTTCTACAACAGCAACTCTTCCTATGCCCTATTCTTTCCCCTGCTTCCCTGTCTCCTCACAGCCCTATGCCACTGGAGTGGACAggtcagggctgtctgctttgcTCGCTGCTGCACATAGCACCTGGAAAGGCCTCAAGCAGGCAGGTGCTCCAAACACAGGGAGTGTAGCATGAATGAGAGGCATCCCTCAGAAAGAGGGGAAGGGCCCCAGGGGGCAGTGACAGGACCCATAGAGGGAGGTTATGGAACCTACACAAGGGGAGCCCCTCAGAGGAGGCGGGGAGTCCCAACAGGGAGGCAGGAGCTCAGGAGAGGTGGGGACCCTGGGACGTgagaggaggggagagtgggAGCCCTGTCGCAGGGGGAGCCCTGGTGACAGGGAAGTAGTGCCACTGCTCACCGCTATGCAGCTTCACGTGTTCCTTCAAGTGCTTCTTAAAGTTGAAGGACTTCCCACAGGCCGGCTCTGGGCAGCAGAAGGACTTCTGATGGACATGCTGGTACTTCTTGTGGTGCTAAGGGAGGACACAGGTGGCAGGGAGAGAAGCAGCAAAAGGGCAGTGCCTTCCGGGAGAGACTGGCTGAGTGGATGTGGAGGGCAGGTTCCTCTGTCTCTCCTGTCTCCTACATCCCAGCAGTTCTCTTGTCATGGCCCATTCATGTCATGGCGACCCAGTTCTCACTCACACTACATCTTTCCATCCTGACCACTAACTCTGCCCTTACCGCCTTCTCCCTGGGCTTCCACTGCCTCACCTCCCTGCCTTGCCTTCACCCTGCAATGTCCTGCAATTTTCCCTGACAAGTGCCACTCCTGGTGATGCTCCTGGAAGGGGAAGTAGTTTGGGTGACTGACTGGAATACAGCAGTAACTCCCGGTGTCCCTGTGGCTtcagaaacacacacatagaCTCTCAAGGCAGAATACTTCTACGGAAACAAGTTCAATGCAGAAGTATTTCTCTCTTTGACCTGATTTGGCCTCCTAGCTCGATAAATTGCATGGATTGTCCCCTTCTTTGTAATCCATTTCCCATAGTTAAGTTTCAGGGGCTGTTTCAGCCTCCTCTGGTATGTTGACTTGCCCATCAAAAGCTCTTCTCAGCCTAGACTTCACTGTAACTCTACCTTTGTCACTTGATTCCTTTCTATGTTGGTGTCTTCAGGCAGCATTCTCCCACCCTGCACACTCAGGCCTCACCATCTCTGGTTTGTGGCCCTCCCCAAGGCTCTGGCTTGGGCCCTGTGTGGTGTGGGCCTTCCTCCTTTGTGCCTCAAACTCCTCATGCAGTGAGGTTGAGGAATGGACCATCTCCTGGTCCTGCCTGATTTTGGACTACCTACTCCAGCAGACATGCTCAAGCAGCCTGAgtgtgggctctggagccaggccACCAGGTGTAGAACCCTAGCACTACCACATACTAGCTGAGGAGCCTTGGGCAATGTTAACCtttctgtgtgcctcagtttggCTATCTGCAAAGTGGGAATAACATCAGCACCTACTCTGTAGGGACATTATGAGGGTCAAAAGACAATACTGTCAAGTGCCTCGAATTGTCATTAGCACCCCATGGGAGCCTGGTGAATGCCACTGTCATCTCTGTGTGGTCCTTGAAGGACCCATGGAACAAGCAGTAGCAAACAGTGGCTCTGTGTGCCTGAAGTGTTGTCT from Nycticebus coucang isolate mNycCou1 chromosome 20, mNycCou1.pri, whole genome shotgun sequence harbors:
- the ZNF672 gene encoding LOW QUALITY PROTEIN: zinc finger protein 672 (The sequence of the model RefSeq protein was modified relative to this genomic sequence to represent the inferred CDS: substituted 1 base at 1 genomic stop codon); the encoded protein is MRRRAPRSTPGRPXTCSECGKSFRYSSALLRQERTHSRGGGSGFLCLECGASCARTTDLWAHRRTHAGQTLDVCSECGQNFRHSGRLDLHLSYHRRGQACFCHLCGRRFTHLLALLVHRRHRHPPERPRRCPLCVRAFRQSALTFHQAQAHPLGVSFATADSPYSCAECPQAFHSGAGLQSHTRIHLAQSPVSQGPCDPDTHQCGVCGKSFSKNSTLTRHLQTHAGEKPFRCPECGKGFLESATLVRHQRTHTGEKPYTCGDCGRCFSESSTLLRHRRSHQGTRPHACTTCGKCFGQRSDLVVHQRIHTGERPFPCPNCGHRFSDRSDLTKHRRTHTGERPYRCELCGKQFTCVSNLNVHRRNHTGHKPHKCPECGKAFSVASKLALHRKTHLGERPAVCTECGKCFSHSRSLSQHQRTHARTRSAAATTLAAAPIFVGPAGQGSSCPS